The segment TCATCGAGCCAATCGACCCCCCATTTTTTCGTTCTTAGCAATCGATAGCCAACGGTCTTTTGAACACGATGCCCGGCACGTTTCGCCAGATTCTTGACATGATGCATGATTCTGAATTCCGTATCGGATCGTGGTGTTCTTATCGCAGAACAATAAATAGAGGGTGTTTTTGTCAGCAATCCGAAGTTGGCCGATCTTCCGCTTGCATTCTCCATCTCATAGCCGATTTCGCGATGACGGGGCAACAGGAAATGGGCAGCGAGAATTCTTGGGGGTGCGAGCTGCGTCCGCTGTTAAACGTGAGAGGAATACGTCAAAACTGCTCTGGTCTTGATGCTTCGGATTTGATTAGGTTGCTTTGCATTGGGTCGTATTGGGATGCGATCCGTTTGATTTCTAATGTACCTTGATGCCCATCGTCGACTCGGCAACTTGCGAGTCGGTTTTTTGGAGGACAGTCGTGCAAACGCTGAAAACTGCTGCCGTCGTCGTATTGCTGATGACGGTCATGTACGGGGCCTACGTCTCGCTGACCACCCCGCCGGAATCGTTGCCTCCTGAGGTCGCCGAATTGGTGCTCGATGAGGGTGGCTTTGATATCGAAAGCGGTTTGCCCGAATCGTTGGGTTCACTGGGGATCAGCAGCGGCAGTCCCGCGGCAACGGCGTCGATGAACGATTCGGCCGATGGCATTTACCGTAATGAGATGAACCAGATCGGCGGGCAATCGTACAACGTGTCGGATGGTGTCTCGGCCCAGATGTCCGATTCCGGCAGCGTTTCAGATCTGACGATCTACCAACCGGACGACGCCGCGCTGCCGCAACGAAACACGCCGGCGAGTTTCGCCTCGGCCAGCCTCAATAACACGCCCCCCAACGACGGAATGAACTATCCGTCGACGAGCATGTCGTTTGATATGCCGAATCCTAGTCAGATGGATGCCTCGCTTGACGCGGGGGGGGCACCGACGGATTTAGGGGCGACGGATATCGCCGCGTTTGATCCAAGCCTCGACAGCACACCTGCGGTGACCGCAGTCGCTTCCGGTTCTGGAACCTCCACTTCACTCAGTGACCCAGTTTCGCAAACCGGCGCCGTTGCAGGATCCGAATTCCCCGGCGGACCGTCCAAGCCCAACCTCGGTTTGACCAACGCCATCCGAACGGCGGATCAGCAATACGCAAGCGACCAACGCAAAGAAGCGCTCACGACCCTCAGCCTTTTCTACAACACCCCCGATTTGAGCGTCTCAGAACGCTCGGAACTGCTTGGCCGACTCGATCCGTTGGCAGCCGAAGTGATCTATTCCAAGCGACATTTGCTTGAACAGGCCTACCGTGTCGGCCATCACGAAACGCTGATGCAAATTGCGGTTCGCTACGAGGTACCATGGCAATTGCTGGCAAACATCAACGGAATCGAAGACCCGATCACGGTGTTACCGGGAACGGAATTGAAGGTGGTTCGTGGCCCGTTCCGCGCCGAAGTGAACCTGTCAAGCAAAGAATTGACCTTGTTCCTCGGCGATCTCTACGCTGGCCGGTTCCCGATTGCGATCGGCAACGATCCTTCGCCGAAACCAGGGACCTTTACC is part of the Novipirellula artificiosorum genome and harbors:
- a CDS encoding L,D-transpeptidase family protein; the encoded protein is MQTLKTAAVVVLLMTVMYGAYVSLTTPPESLPPEVAELVLDEGGFDIESGLPESLGSLGISSGSPAATASMNDSADGIYRNEMNQIGGQSYNVSDGVSAQMSDSGSVSDLTIYQPDDAALPQRNTPASFASASLNNTPPNDGMNYPSTSMSFDMPNPSQMDASLDAGGAPTDLGATDIAAFDPSLDSTPAVTAVASGSGTSTSLSDPVSQTGAVAGSEFPGGPSKPNLGLTNAIRTADQQYASDQRKEALTTLSLFYNTPDLSVSERSELLGRLDPLAAEVIYSKRHLLEQAYRVGHHETLMQIAVRYEVPWQLLANINGIEDPITVLPGTELKVVRGPFRAEVNLSSKELTLFLGDLYAGRFPIAIGNDPSPKPGTFTVQDKQSERTYYGASGGTIPSGNPNNPYGNLWLDLGSQLCIHGSPYATKPSEQGCISVAADYADDLYGILTQGSSVTIRR